Proteins encoded within one genomic window of Streptomyces kaniharaensis:
- the pdxT gene encoding pyridoxal 5'-phosphate synthase glutaminase subunit PdxT, producing MSTPVIGVLALQGDVREHLVALAEADALARPVRRAEELAEVDALVIPGGESTTMSKLALLFGVMDPLRERVAAGMPVYGTCAGMIMLADKILDGREDQETVGGIDMTVRRNAFGRQNESFESGIAFKGLDDAPVHAVFIRAPWVEAVGAGVEVLAELPAADGPESRIVAVRQGNLLATSFHPELTGDHRVHAYFVRMVEEHLAVAAR from the coding sequence GTGAGCACTCCAGTCATCGGCGTCCTCGCCCTGCAGGGCGACGTCCGCGAGCACCTGGTCGCGCTGGCCGAGGCCGACGCGCTCGCCCGCCCGGTGCGCCGTGCCGAGGAGCTGGCCGAGGTCGACGCGCTGGTGATCCCCGGCGGGGAGTCCACCACCATGTCCAAGCTGGCGCTGCTGTTCGGCGTGATGGACCCGCTGCGCGAGCGGGTCGCCGCCGGCATGCCGGTGTACGGCACCTGCGCGGGCATGATCATGCTGGCCGACAAGATCCTGGACGGCCGCGAGGACCAGGAGACCGTCGGCGGCATCGACATGACCGTGCGCCGCAACGCCTTCGGCCGCCAGAACGAGTCCTTCGAGTCCGGGATCGCGTTCAAGGGCCTGGACGACGCGCCGGTGCACGCCGTGTTCATCCGCGCCCCCTGGGTGGAGGCGGTCGGCGCGGGCGTCGAGGTGCTGGCCGAGCTGCCGGCCGCGGACGGCCCGGAGAGCCGGATCGTGGCGGTGCGCCAGGGGAACCTGCTGGCCACGTCCTTCCACCCGGAGCTCACCGGCGACCACCGGGTGCACGCCTACTTCGTGCGGATGGTCGAGGAGCACCTCGCGGTGGCCGCGCGCTGA
- the pdxS gene encoding pyridoxal 5'-phosphate synthase lyase subunit PdxS: MSTTPITADQPQIGTARVKRGMAEQLKGGVIMDVVNAEQAKIAEDAGAVAVMALERVPADIRKDGGVARMSDPNMIEEIIGAVSIPVMAKSRIGHFVEAQVLQSLGVDYIDESEVLTPADEVNHSDKWAFTTPFVCGATNLGEALRRIAEGAAMIRSKGEAGTGNVVEAVRHLRQIKNEIGHLRALDHNELYAAAKELRAPYELVKEVAELGKLPVVLFSAGGVATPADAALMRQLGAEGVFVGSGIFKSGDPAKRAAAIVKATTFFDDPKIIADASRNLGEAMVGINCDTLPETERYANRGW, from the coding sequence GTGTCCACCACCCCCATCACCGCAGACCAGCCGCAGATCGGCACCGCCCGGGTGAAGCGCGGCATGGCCGAGCAGCTCAAGGGCGGTGTGATCATGGACGTGGTCAACGCCGAGCAGGCCAAGATCGCCGAGGACGCCGGCGCTGTCGCCGTCATGGCGCTGGAGCGGGTCCCCGCCGACATCCGCAAGGACGGCGGCGTGGCCCGCATGTCGGACCCGAACATGATCGAGGAGATCATCGGCGCGGTCTCGATCCCGGTCATGGCCAAGTCCCGGATCGGCCACTTCGTCGAGGCCCAGGTCCTGCAGTCGCTCGGCGTCGACTACATCGACGAGTCCGAGGTCCTGACCCCGGCCGACGAGGTCAACCACTCCGACAAGTGGGCCTTCACCACCCCCTTCGTCTGCGGTGCCACCAACCTGGGCGAGGCCCTGCGCCGCATCGCCGAGGGCGCGGCCATGATCCGCTCCAAGGGTGAGGCCGGCACCGGCAACGTCGTCGAGGCCGTCCGCCACCTGCGCCAGATCAAGAACGAGATCGGCCACCTGCGCGCCCTGGACCACAACGAGCTGTACGCCGCCGCCAAGGAGCTGCGCGCCCCGTACGAGCTGGTCAAGGAGGTCGCCGAGCTCGGCAAGCTGCCGGTCGTGCTGTTCTCCGCCGGTGGTGTGGCCACCCCGGCCGACGCCGCGCTGATGCGCCAGCTGGGCGCCGAGGGCGTCTTCGTCGGCTCCGGCATCTTCAAGTCGGGCGACCCGGCCAAGCGCGCCGCCGCCATCGTGAAGGCCACCACCTTCTTCGACGACCCGAAGATCATCGCGGACGCTTCCCGCAACCTGGGCGAGGCCATGGTCGGCATCAACTGCGACACCCTGCCGGAGACCGAGCGCTACGCCAACCGCGGCTGGTAA
- a CDS encoding 5-carboxymethyl-2-hydroxymuconate Delta-isomerase → MPQISVDYSAGLAGTFDRRALGLAINRLAVKTIAAQPEACKTLFRANDDFVVGEGDGPDAQVFVEFQIFPGRTPEAKAALSEGVLALLAEHISPAPGTRLFTAVNIEDIDRESYRSTTAAG, encoded by the coding sequence ATGCCGCAGATCTCCGTCGACTACTCGGCCGGCCTGGCCGGCACCTTCGACCGCCGGGCGCTGGGCCTGGCGATCAACCGGCTCGCGGTGAAGACGATCGCCGCCCAGCCGGAGGCGTGCAAGACGCTGTTCCGGGCGAACGACGACTTCGTCGTGGGGGAGGGCGACGGGCCCGACGCGCAGGTGTTCGTCGAGTTCCAGATCTTCCCGGGCCGTACGCCGGAGGCGAAGGCCGCGCTCAGCGAGGGCGTGCTGGCGTTGCTGGCCGAGCACATCAGCCCGGCGCCCGGCACCCGGCTGTTCACCGCGGTGAACATCGAGGACATCGACCGGGAGAGCTACCGCTCCACCACCGCCGCCGGCTGA
- a CDS encoding glycosyltransferase family 4 protein: MKIGIVCPYDWDVPGGVQFHIRDLAEHLIGLGHEVSVLAPAEDDEALPPYVVSAGRAVAVPYNGSVARLSFGILSAARVRRWLHDGRFDILHVHEPASPSLSMLAAWSATGPMVGTFHTSNPRSRAMIAASPILQPGLEKMRARIAVSEYARRTLVEHLGGDAVVIPNGVDVGFFADAEPDERWTGGAAAGEPGTIGFIGRINEPRKGLPTLLAALPRILAERPGVRLLVAGKGDEEEAVAGLAPEARRQVEFLGMVSDRDKARLLRSVDLYVAPNTGGESFGIILVEAMSAGAPVLASDLDAFKQVLDGGDAGELFPVEDADALARTALRLLGDPGRLEELRKAASRHVRRFDWSTVGADILAVYETVTAGAAAVVEEDVRSGRRGRFGLARD, from the coding sequence GTGAAGATCGGCATCGTCTGCCCGTACGACTGGGACGTCCCCGGCGGGGTGCAGTTCCACATCCGGGACCTGGCCGAGCACCTGATCGGCCTCGGCCACGAGGTGTCGGTGCTGGCGCCCGCCGAGGACGACGAGGCGCTGCCGCCGTACGTGGTCTCTGCCGGGCGGGCGGTGGCGGTGCCGTACAACGGGTCGGTGGCGCGGCTGAGCTTCGGCATCCTGTCGGCGGCGCGGGTGCGGCGGTGGCTGCACGACGGGCGGTTCGACATCCTGCACGTGCACGAGCCGGCCTCGCCGAGCCTGTCGATGCTGGCCGCCTGGTCGGCCACCGGGCCGATGGTCGGGACGTTCCACACCTCGAACCCGCGCTCGCGGGCGATGATCGCGGCCTCGCCGATCCTCCAGCCGGGGCTGGAGAAGATGCGGGCCCGGATAGCGGTGTCGGAGTACGCCCGGCGGACGCTCGTCGAGCACCTGGGCGGGGACGCGGTGGTGATCCCGAACGGCGTGGACGTCGGCTTCTTCGCGGACGCCGAGCCGGACGAGCGCTGGACGGGCGGCGCGGCGGCGGGCGAGCCGGGCACGATCGGCTTCATCGGCCGGATCAACGAGCCGCGCAAGGGCCTGCCGACGCTGCTGGCGGCACTGCCGAGGATCCTGGCCGAGCGGCCGGGCGTGCGGCTGCTGGTGGCCGGCAAGGGCGACGAGGAGGAGGCCGTCGCGGGCCTGGCGCCCGAGGCCCGCCGGCAGGTCGAGTTCCTGGGCATGGTGAGCGACCGCGACAAGGCCCGGCTGCTGCGCAGCGTGGACCTGTACGTGGCGCCGAACACCGGCGGCGAGAGCTTCGGGATCATCCTGGTCGAGGCGATGTCGGCGGGCGCCCCGGTGCTGGCCAGCGACCTGGACGCGTTCAAGCAGGTGCTGGACGGCGGGGACGCGGGCGAGCTGTTCCCGGTCGAGGACGCCGACGCGCTGGCGCGGACGGCGCTGCGGCTGCTGGGCGACCCGGGGCGGCTGGAGGAGCTGCGGAAGGCGGCGTCGCGGCACGTCCGGCGGTTCGACTGGTCGACGGTCGGCGCGGACATCCTCGCGGTGTACGAGACGGTGACGGCGGGCGCCGCGGCCGTCGTCGAGGAGGACGTGCGCAGCGGGCGGCGTGGCCGGTTCGGGCTGGCCCGGGATTGA
- a CDS encoding phosphatidylinositol mannoside acyltransferase — translation MDRLVYWAYALGWAVLKHLPERVARGLFERLADYAWRKRGKRVLQLETNLRRVRPGLDEEALRALSRAGMRSYLRYWMESFRLPVWSRGRVARDMRVEGFENLRGPMEAGRGAVIALPHMGNWDLAGTWVAQQGYPFTTVAERLKPERLFDRFVAFREGQGMEVLALTGSGVNVIGTLARRLREGRLVCLVGDRDLSEAGIEVTFFGEATRMPAGPAALCQRTGAALLPVTLWYDGPAMRARIHPEVPVPTEGDRKERTQAMTQAMADVWERAIAEHPEDWHMLQRFWLADLPVRETVVDGAGDQTVARVEPVREAAPEPAGEPAAEASGS, via the coding sequence ATGGACCGACTGGTGTACTGGGCGTACGCGCTGGGCTGGGCGGTGCTGAAGCACCTGCCGGAGCGGGTGGCGCGAGGCCTGTTCGAGCGGCTGGCGGACTACGCGTGGCGCAAGCGCGGCAAGCGGGTGCTCCAGCTGGAGACCAACCTGCGCCGGGTCCGTCCGGGGCTGGACGAGGAAGCGCTGCGGGCGCTCTCGCGGGCCGGGATGCGCTCGTACCTGCGGTACTGGATGGAGTCGTTCCGGCTGCCCGTGTGGAGCCGGGGCCGGGTGGCCCGGGACATGCGGGTGGAGGGCTTCGAGAACCTGCGCGGGCCGATGGAGGCCGGGCGGGGCGCGGTGATAGCGCTGCCGCACATGGGCAACTGGGATCTCGCGGGCACCTGGGTCGCGCAGCAGGGCTATCCGTTCACGACGGTCGCGGAGCGGCTGAAGCCGGAGCGGCTGTTCGACCGGTTCGTGGCGTTCCGGGAGGGCCAGGGCATGGAGGTCCTGGCGCTGACCGGCAGCGGGGTGAACGTGATCGGCACGCTGGCGCGGCGGCTGCGCGAGGGTCGGTTGGTCTGCCTGGTGGGGGACCGGGACCTCTCGGAGGCGGGCATCGAGGTGACGTTCTTCGGCGAGGCGACGCGGATGCCGGCCGGCCCGGCCGCGCTGTGCCAGCGGACCGGGGCGGCGCTGCTGCCGGTGACGCTCTGGTACGACGGGCCGGCGATGCGGGCGCGGATCCACCCCGAGGTGCCGGTGCCGACCGAGGGCGACCGCAAGGAGCGGACGCAGGCGATGACGCAGGCGATGGCGGACGTGTGGGAGCGGGCGATCGCCGAGCACCCCGAGGACTGGCACATGCTGCAGCGCTTCTGGCTGGCCGACCTGCCGGTCCGTGAGACGGTGGTGGACGGGGCGGGGGATCAGACCGTGGCGCGGGTCGAGCCCGTCCGGGAGGCCGCACCGGAGCCGGCAGGCGAGCCCGCGGCCGAGGCGTCCGGGTCCTGA
- the pgsA gene encoding phosphatidylinositol phosphate synthase, translating into MLNKYARAFFTRVLTPFAAFLIRLGVSPDAVTLIGTAGSVAGALVFFPRGEFFWGTITITLFIFSDLVDGNMARQLGRSTKWGAFLDSTLDRVADAAIFGGLAMWYAGKGDNNLLCAVAIFCLASGLVVSYTKARAESQGLPCDVSGLVERAERLVASLVAAGVAGLHDFGVPYVEWLLPVALWLVAVGSFITVLQRMLTVRREAFEADRVSAGS; encoded by the coding sequence ATGCTCAACAAATACGCGCGTGCCTTCTTCACACGTGTTCTGACCCCGTTCGCCGCGTTCCTGATCCGGCTCGGAGTGAGCCCGGACGCCGTGACGCTGATCGGTACCGCCGGTTCGGTGGCCGGTGCGCTGGTGTTCTTCCCGCGGGGGGAGTTCTTCTGGGGCACCATCACGATCACGCTGTTCATCTTCTCGGACCTGGTAGACGGGAACATGGCCCGTCAGCTGGGGCGGAGCACCAAGTGGGGCGCGTTCCTGGACTCCACGCTGGACCGGGTCGCCGATGCGGCGATCTTCGGCGGCCTGGCGATGTGGTACGCGGGCAAGGGCGACAACAACCTGCTGTGCGCAGTGGCGATCTTCTGCCTGGCGAGCGGTCTGGTGGTGTCGTACACGAAGGCCCGGGCGGAGAGCCAGGGGCTGCCGTGCGACGTGTCGGGCCTGGTGGAGCGGGCCGAGCGGCTGGTCGCCAGCCTGGTGGCGGCCGGGGTCGCGGGTCTGCACGACTTCGGGGTGCCGTACGTGGAGTGGCTGCTGCCGGTGGCGCTGTGGCTGGTCGCGGTGGGCAGTTTCATCACGGTGCTGCAGAGGATGCTGACCGTGCGCCGGGAGGCGTTCGAGGCCGACCGAGTGTCGGCCGGGAGCTGA
- a CDS encoding elongation factor G-like protein EF-G2, which produces MPDRSTARAGQAPAVTGPRDLRNVVLIGGSGVGKTTLAETLAFTAGATGRAGRVTDGTTVSDHEDIEHQQQRSVQLSLLPLEWNGVKINLIDPPGHPDFTADLRAALHAADAAVFVVSATDPVTAPTRALWRECTAEGIPRAIAVAKLDLARTGFDDILTACHDAFGLGPDTLRPLFLPVLHDGHPDGSVDLLTGQTYGDATPLPDTAPARDSLVEAISGQDDTLMERYLAGDTLDADALEAGMRREVLACTLHPAVPTSENGLGAAELLDLITHTFPDPTERTRPAPACDPDAPLAAQVVRVTGDAYVGRISLLRLYAGTLRPDTKIHLVGPAHASDQNGDERVTGLSSPFGKLQRPVPHAVAGDLVCAAKLTTARAGDTVHDPGHPVELDGWTLPDPLLPIAVEAHSKADDDKLSQALGRLTAEDPALRLEQNPDTHQLVLWCTGEAHAEVVLDRLRTRHGVHVDTVEPKVALRETFGSAAAGHGRLVKQSGGHGQYAICDLEVEPLPAGSGFEFQEHVVGGAVPKHFIPSVEKGVRAQLAKGVATGHPLVDIRVTLTDGKAHSVDSSDASFQTAAALALRDAAEHAVIRLLEPVAAVSVLLPDDYLGAVLGDLSARRGRVLGTETGGPGLTLLRAEVPELELVRYPVDLRSLTHGTAEFSRAYLRHEPMPAAVADRYTD; this is translated from the coding sequence ATGCCCGACCGCAGCACGGCCCGAGCCGGCCAGGCACCCGCCGTCACCGGCCCCCGCGACCTGCGCAACGTCGTCCTCATCGGCGGTAGCGGTGTGGGCAAGACCACCCTCGCCGAAACCCTCGCCTTCACCGCCGGCGCCACCGGCCGGGCCGGCCGCGTCACCGACGGCACCACCGTCTCCGACCACGAGGACATCGAGCACCAGCAGCAGCGATCCGTCCAGCTGTCGCTGCTCCCGCTCGAATGGAACGGCGTCAAGATCAACCTGATCGACCCGCCCGGCCACCCCGACTTCACCGCCGACCTGCGCGCCGCCCTGCACGCCGCCGACGCCGCCGTCTTCGTCGTCTCCGCCACCGACCCGGTCACCGCGCCCACCCGCGCCCTCTGGCGCGAGTGCACCGCCGAAGGCATCCCCCGCGCCATCGCCGTCGCCAAACTCGACCTCGCCCGCACCGGCTTCGACGACATCCTCACCGCCTGCCACGACGCCTTCGGCCTCGGCCCCGACACCCTCCGCCCGCTCTTCCTCCCCGTCCTCCACGACGGCCACCCCGACGGAAGCGTCGACCTCCTCACCGGGCAGACCTACGGCGACGCCACTCCCCTGCCCGACACCGCCCCCGCCCGCGACAGCCTCGTCGAGGCCATCTCCGGCCAGGACGACACCCTCATGGAGCGCTACCTGGCGGGCGACACCCTCGACGCCGACGCCCTCGAAGCCGGCATGCGCCGCGAAGTCCTCGCCTGCACCCTCCACCCCGCCGTCCCCACCAGCGAGAACGGCCTCGGCGCCGCCGAACTCCTCGACCTCATCACCCACACCTTCCCCGACCCCACCGAACGCACCCGCCCCGCCCCCGCCTGCGACCCCGACGCCCCGCTCGCCGCCCAGGTCGTCCGCGTCACCGGCGACGCCTACGTCGGCCGGATCAGCCTGCTGCGCCTCTACGCCGGCACCCTGCGCCCCGACACCAAGATCCACCTCGTCGGCCCCGCCCACGCCTCCGACCAGAACGGCGACGAACGCGTCACCGGCCTCAGCAGCCCCTTCGGCAAGCTCCAGCGCCCCGTCCCGCACGCCGTCGCCGGCGACCTGGTCTGCGCCGCCAAACTCACCACCGCCCGGGCCGGCGACACCGTCCACGACCCCGGCCACCCCGTCGAACTCGACGGCTGGACCCTGCCCGACCCCCTGCTCCCGATCGCCGTCGAAGCACACAGCAAGGCCGACGACGACAAGCTCTCCCAGGCCCTCGGCCGCCTCACCGCCGAGGACCCGGCCCTGCGCCTCGAACAGAACCCCGACACCCACCAGCTCGTCCTGTGGTGCACCGGCGAGGCCCACGCCGAGGTCGTCCTCGACCGCCTCCGCACCCGCCACGGCGTCCACGTCGACACCGTCGAACCCAAGGTCGCCCTCCGCGAGACCTTCGGCAGCGCCGCCGCCGGCCACGGCCGCCTGGTGAAGCAGTCCGGCGGCCACGGCCAGTACGCCATCTGCGACCTGGAGGTCGAACCCCTCCCGGCCGGCTCCGGCTTCGAGTTCCAGGAACACGTCGTCGGCGGCGCCGTGCCCAAGCACTTCATCCCCTCCGTCGAGAAGGGCGTCCGCGCCCAGCTCGCCAAGGGCGTCGCCACCGGCCACCCGCTCGTCGACATCCGGGTCACCCTCACCGACGGCAAGGCGCACTCCGTCGACTCCTCCGACGCGTCCTTCCAGACCGCCGCCGCCCTCGCCCTGCGCGACGCCGCCGAGCACGCCGTCATCCGGCTCCTCGAACCCGTCGCCGCCGTCAGCGTCCTGCTGCCCGACGACTACCTCGGCGCCGTCCTCGGCGACCTCTCCGCCCGCCGCGGCCGCGTCCTCGGCACCGAGACCGGCGGACCCGGCCTCACCCTGCTGCGCGCCGAGGTCCCCGAACTCGAACTCGTCCGCTACCCCGTCGACCTGCGCTCACTCACCCACGGCACCGCCGAGTTCAGCCGCGCCTACCTGCGCCACGAACCCATGCCCGCCGCGGTCGCCGACCGCTACACCGACTGA
- a CDS encoding thiol-disulfide oxidoreductase DCC family protein — MAVRAEKGAEVLDPVLVFDGDCAFCSSCARWAERYLRQTLASGGWEAVPFQFEDLAALDARAGGLGEVSAERAEREVLWVTPAGEVYGGAQAVARLLMRSGGVWAYLGGLLALAPVRPVAGVAYRWVARNRHRMPGGTAACSLANRAGAQSV, encoded by the coding sequence ATGGCGGTACGGGCGGAGAAAGGGGCCGAAGTGTTGGATCCGGTGCTGGTGTTCGACGGGGACTGTGCGTTCTGTTCGTCCTGTGCGCGCTGGGCGGAGCGGTATTTGCGGCAGACGCTGGCCTCGGGGGGCTGGGAGGCGGTGCCGTTCCAGTTCGAGGATCTGGCGGCGCTGGACGCGCGGGCCGGCGGGCTGGGCGAGGTGAGCGCGGAGCGAGCGGAGCGCGAGGTGCTGTGGGTGACGCCGGCGGGTGAGGTGTACGGCGGTGCGCAGGCGGTGGCGCGGTTGCTGATGCGGTCGGGCGGCGTGTGGGCGTACCTGGGCGGGCTGCTGGCGCTGGCGCCGGTGCGGCCGGTGGCGGGCGTGGCGTACCGCTGGGTGGCGCGGAACCGGCACCGGATGCCGGGGGGTACGGCGGCGTGCTCGCTGGCGAACCGTGCGGGCGCTCAGTCGGTGTAG